A genome region from Microplitis demolitor isolate Queensland-Clemson2020A chromosome 1, iyMicDemo2.1a, whole genome shotgun sequence includes the following:
- the LOC103575059 gene encoding GATA zinc finger domain-containing protein 14, giving the protein MPINKNQQNTQTIGYTGIIEPRPQEIFNTRPDVTSYDINNNYNKNKHVNSQVPLSPSSSLPQAVNRNENNEFVNRPVPPQNVFQDNREGPTSQLSGNEGYYGNGGKAGNRASGQPQSENNYNGNGNSDNGQRLETSTRNSIEIHTNINLILPGISLGSKNTDNQSNQQTNIYSNNRKNNNNNNDNNKNINYSQENSNNGKYKPPLPIQNTGNNNSDGKKPHEQIDSYVNYQTTGSNILQSNKNKGKQPSISPSSSHNSGSGRPQSDRNNAMPNKEYLGINISSSTRAYESEKEEEQEAEEEEEDSSEKSSTKNHRTTVNPSRSGCRLPEQPQGGNYELGGCESSCKKVPGDWVPRNSILTYTCQEGYVRNGSAVSVCLNDSWYMPLSCLKSCTALKSSSVDVTCKIHGTTVSCDQPLEPGTKAMLKCKPSYKIPLTDDPVYREITCLENGNWDRHLFRCLPKCGTTISHGSTLIVSGFTAKLGVFPWHTGIYEKKSKKIYEQICAGTLISSNLVVSAAHCFYDESINEVKNASRYFVAAGKHYRNWNVHEDYAQTSKAEWIHLGSRYMGARGNFAHDIALLKLLSPFELTSLVRPVCIDWDNVKKNEHLKPGKYGKAVGWGKTANGTPSEELQEINIPFIPFDQCLSEVPTDFQGYITPDKFCAGYLNGSSLCEGDSGGGLCFESDGLWYLRGIVSVSPVRDYSCDYNSYTGFTSLSHFSDWIRTAFLES; this is encoded by the exons ATGCCGATCAATAAAAACCAACAAAACACTCAAACTATAGGCTATACAGGTATTATAGAACCTCGACctcaagaaatatttaatactcgTCCAGATGTGACAAGCtatgacataaataacaattataataaaaataagcatGTAAATTCTCAAGTGCCATTGTCACCATCGTCTTCTTTACCACAAGCCGTAAATAGAAACGAGAATAATGAATTTGTAAATCGACCAGTGCCTCCTCAAAATGTCTTCCAAGACAATCGAGAAGGACCAACGTCTCAGTTGTCAGGAAACGAGGGTTACTATGGTAATGGCGGTAAGGCGGGAAACCGGGCATCGGGTCAACcccaatcagaaaataattataatggaaATGGTAATAGTGACAACGGACAAAGGCTTGAGACATCAACACGTAATTCAATTGAAATTCATACGAACATTAATCTAATTTTGCCGGGTATTTCTTTGGGCAGTAAAAATACTGACAATCAAAGTAATCAACAAACAAACATATATTctaataacagaaaaaataataataataataatgataataacaaaaatataaattacagtCAAGAAAATAGCAATAATGGTAAATATAAACCGCCATTACCAATTCAAAATACCGGCAATAATAATTCGGATGGTAAAAAACCGCATGAGCAAATAGATAGTTATGTAAATTATCAAACTACTGGTAGCAATATCTTAcaatcgaataaaaataaaggaaaacaACCGAGTATAAGTCCAAGTAGTTCTCATAACAGCGGAAGTGGAAGACCACAAAGTGATCGGAACAATGCAATGCCGAATAAGGAATATTTaggtataaatatatcatcCAGTACACGGGCGTATGAAAGCGAGAAAGAAGAAGAACAAGAAgcagaagaagaagaagaagattcAAGTGAAAAGTCATCAACTAAAAACCATCG AACAACAGTTAATCCGTCTCGAAGTGGTTGTAGACTTCCCGAACAGCCACAAGGTGGTAATTACGAACTCGGAGGATGCGAGTCCTCCTGCAAGAAAGTTCCCGGAGACTGGGTCCCCAGAAACAGTATTCTTACTTATACATGCCAGGAGGGCTACGTGAGGAATGGTAGTGCAGTGTCCGTTTGCCTCAACGACTCATGGTACATGCCCCTCTCATGCTTGA AATCCTGTACAGCTCTCAAGAGTTCTAGTGTGGATGTCACGTGTAAGATTCATGGTACTACAGTGTCTTGCGATCAACCACTCGAACCCGGAACAAAAGCAATGCTCAAGTGTAAACCATCTTATAAAATACCACTGACCGATGATCCTGTTTACAGGGAAATAACTTGCCTCGAAAATGGCAATTGGGATCGTCATCTTTTCAGATGTCTTCCTA AATGTGGAACGACAATTTCTCACGGTAGTACACTCATCGTAAGTGGATTTACAGCTAAATTGGGAGTATTTCCTTGGCATACTGGgatatatgaaaaaaagtccaagaaaatttatgaacaaaTTTGTGCGGGTACACTGATAAGCAGCAATCTTGTTGTTTCCG CGGCACATTGTTTCTACGATGAAAGCATAAATGAAGTTAAAAATGCCTCGAGATATTTCGTAGCTGCAGGAAAGCACTACAGAAATTGGAATGTTCACGAGGACTATGCTCAAACGTCCAAGGCTGAGTGGATACATCTTGGTAGTAGATACATGGGAGCAAGAGGTAATTTCGCTCATGACATTGCCCTACTCAAGTTACTAAGTCCATTCGAATTGACTAGTCTCGTACGTCCTGTTTGTATTGACTGGGATAACGTCAAAAAAAACGAGCATCTAAAGCCCGGAAAATACGGAAAa gcAGTTGGATGGGGAAAGACAGCAAATGGTACGCCAAGTGAAGAACTTCAGGAAATAAATATACCTTTTATACCATTCGATCAATGTTTGTCGGAAGTTCCAACAGACTTTCAAGGATATATTACGCCAGATAAATTCTGTGCCGGTTATCTCAATG gatCTAGTCTCTGCGAAGGTGATAGTGGCGGTGGTTTATGTTTTGAAAGTGATGGACTCTGGTATCTACGTGGAATCGTAAGCGTTAGCCCTGTCAGGGATTACTCTTGCGATTACAATTCCTACACAGGCTTTACATCGTTGAGTCACTTTAGCGATTGGATTCGCACGGCTTTTCTCGAGTCGTAA
- the LOC106694238 gene encoding uncharacterized protein LOC106694238, with translation MDSILLLHDTKYECRVPEGLHELCKDISHKVLRTQPTNIYHFIADYVDALLITRDNTKVAINVVNNVVESSEFIINTLKSMEVDFKQIAAVAPKLQQTFRDYLDADNESAFRNYRQRMIDNVVNNKIPEQNATINRIESPRNSGDSSKEVKEVITLIKPAYQRYFSNESDKIEYKVDERNEKNVVIKKEFSQLDKNIHASVSFNIIPKYRDKIDVDANQAALIIQRAFRRHRTRRNLSKSKSSMSTNSVVVGAILNNLNSRIFEKILLRENISKKFHSQDKIARVSEQLRDAYKERFDSFITKI, from the exons ATGGATAGTATATTACTATTGCACGATACAAAATATGAGTGCAGAGTACCCGAAGGATTACACGAACTATGTAAAGATATTTCTCACAag GTTCTACGTACTCAGCcaacaaatatttatcattttatcgCTGATTATGTTGACGCACTTTTAATTACACGAGACAATACCAAGG TGGCAATTAATGTTGTTAATAATGTTGTGGAGAGcagtgaatttattattaatactctAAAGTCCATGGAAGttgattttaaacaaattgcCGCTGTAGCACCAAAATTACAACAAACATTCCGTGATTATTTGGATGCCGATAATGAGTCAG cctTCAGAAATTACCGTCAAAGAATGATAGACAAcgtagtaaataataaaataccagAACAAAATGCAACGATAAACAGAATTGAATCTCCAAGAAATTCTGGTGATTCATCAAAGGAAGTCAAAGAAGTTATTACTCTTATAAag ccAGCATACCAAAggtatttttcaaatgaaagcgataaaattgaatataaag TAGATGAAAGAAATGAAAAGAacgttgtaataaaaaaagagttttctcaactggataaaaatattcatgcaAGCGTTTCATTTAATATCATTCCCAAGTATCGTGATAAAATAGATGTCGATGCCAATCAAGCGGCACTAATTATCcag AGAGCTTTCAGAAGACATCGAACCCGACGAAACCTTTCTAAATCTAAAAGCTCAATGTCTACGAACTCAGTGGTCGTTGGAGCGATTCTCAATAACTTAAACTCAAGaatatttgagaaaattcTCTTAcgtgaaaatatttcaaagaaATTCCATTCTCAAGATAAAATTGCACGAGTGTCTGAACAACTTCGTGATGCTTACAAAGAACGCTTCGATTcgtttataacaaaaatatga